The Paraburkholderia dioscoreae DNA window GTCTTACATCATGCTCGCGCAACGTATGTTGCGTGAGGACAAACCGGTCGGCATGTTCCGGCTGGGATTGTCATCGGAACTGGCCGATTTGCTTGCCGGGCTGTCGCTCGCGCAGATCGTCAAGCTGGCCGCTTCCGATCAGCTTTTGTGTTTCTTCCGCTTCAACGACCACTCCATGTTGTCGGCGTTGACGCAAACGACGAAACACACAG harbors:
- the flhD gene encoding flagellar transcriptional regulator FlhD; the encoded protein is MDRSSETLDSIREINLSYIMLAQRMLREDKPVGMFRLGLSSELADLLAGLSLAQIVKLAASDQLLCFFRFNDHSMLSALTQTTKHTAVAPTHAAILLAGQPAEQFA